The bacterium genome has a segment encoding these proteins:
- a CDS encoding DUF6132 family protein, producing the protein MNKTLRIVFGVLFGAAAGFGWYYFVGCRTGSCPISGNPWISSSYGALIGVLMALPSGAKRRT; encoded by the coding sequence ATGAACAAGACACTGCGTATCGTTTTCGGGGTACTTTTCGGCGCTGCAGCCGGTTTCGGTTGGTATTATTTTGTCGGCTGCCGCACAGGGAGTTGCCCTATCAGTGGCAATCCCTGGATCAGCTCCTCCTACGGCGCGCTGATCGGTGTGCTGATGGCCTTGCCATCCGGCGCCAAAAGGCGAACCTAG
- a CDS encoding zinc ribbon domain-containing protein, translating into MPIYEYRCKGCGHVFEVFQKVGADGRGLNCPVCAAPAPEKLFSTIAASIKGSSSGFSTSTSGCGSGGFS; encoded by the coding sequence ATGCCTATTTATGAATACCGCTGCAAGGGTTGCGGACATGTCTTCGAGGTCTTTCAGAAGGTTGGCGCTGACGGGCGCGGCTTGAACTGTCCGGTTTGCGCCGCACCTGCACCCGAGAAGCTCTTTTCGACCATCGCCGCTTCCATCAAGGGTAGTTCGTCGGGTTTTTCTACCAGCACTTCAGGATGTGGTAGCGGCGGTTTTTCCTGA
- a CDS encoding DUF72 domain-containing protein gives MPELYIGPAGWNYPDWKGVVYPPKLPKSVSELTYIANYLNVVEVNSTFYRIPEATVSGGWLDQIRYNSGFRFILKLWQGFTHEGRPANSPEMKAFQLLLEPLMDAGKLLTVLIQFPWSFKKSNATLIVLGKIVNAIAPAPGHVEFRHASWHCPEVLTYLREHRIGWVNIDQPVIGASMGPTRERTTSLAYFRFHGRNYDHWFREGADRNQRYDYHYSSNELAEWLPAIQEVTKESEKTIVIFNNHFKGQAFANSLQLLALLTDTRPAAPELLVERFPELRNLTTLPPIQTTLPIF, from the coding sequence ATGCCGGAACTCTATATCGGTCCAGCCGGATGGAACTACCCGGACTGGAAAGGCGTCGTCTATCCCCCGAAGCTCCCGAAGTCGGTCTCGGAGTTGACTTATATCGCCAATTATCTGAACGTCGTCGAAGTCAATAGCACCTTTTATCGGATCCCCGAGGCGACGGTCAGCGGCGGATGGCTCGACCAGATTCGGTATAATTCCGGATTCCGCTTCATCCTCAAGCTGTGGCAGGGCTTTACACATGAGGGCCGGCCGGCCAACTCGCCTGAAATGAAGGCCTTCCAGTTGCTGCTGGAGCCGCTGATGGATGCAGGAAAGCTGTTGACTGTGCTGATCCAGTTCCCCTGGAGCTTTAAAAAGAGCAATGCGACCCTGATCGTCCTCGGCAAGATCGTCAATGCTATAGCGCCCGCTCCCGGTCATGTCGAATTCCGGCATGCTTCGTGGCACTGCCCCGAGGTTTTGACGTATCTGCGTGAGCACCGGATCGGCTGGGTCAATATCGACCAGCCTGTCATCGGCGCCTCCATGGGGCCGACCCGGGAGCGAACCACCTCCCTGGCCTATTTCCGTTTCCATGGCAGGAATTATGATCACTGGTTTCGTGAAGGTGCGGACAGGAATCAGCGTTATGACTATCATTACTCGTCCAACGAATTGGCGGAATGGTTGCCTGCAATTCAGGAAGTGACGAAAGAATCGGAAAAAACCATCGTAATCTTTAATAATCACTTCAAGGGACAGGCTTTTGCCAACAGCTTGCAGCTTCTGGCTCTCCTCACCGACACCCGCCCCGCCGCGCCGGAGTTGCTCGTCGAGCGATTTCCCGAGCTGCGCAATCTCACCACCTTACCGCCCATCCAAACCACACTCCCCATTTTTTGA
- a CDS encoding nodulation protein NfeD, translated as MRYLRSILIPTALLLAAAPAPAAAVEEAPVLKIVINGDINPVSAMFIVQSIHAAEKLGCTCLIVQMDTPGGLLESTKTIVKEILAAKVPVVMYVAPSGSGAVSAGVFITLACHVVAMAEGTNIGAAHPVSAGGGADTTRVMNEKVTNYASAWIRSLAEKRGRNPEWAEQAVRKSVSITEKEALEKKIIDLIARDETALLEALDGRTVQLDDGNRVLKTRNAPVITREMSWQHRILYKISNPTIAYILLMLGIYGLFFELSNPGAIVPGVAGGIFIILAFFALQTLPVNTAGLLLILFSILLFVLEVKVTSYGVLTIGGIISMFLGAIMLFDETPGFSVRVDWRVALTFALVTAAFFIFALGMALKARLTRPTTGQEGLIGARGIALDPISPHEGTVKILGEIWKAQSAQHIAAGTPVEVLKVEGLVLTVAPSPDQTVV; from the coding sequence ATGCGCTATCTGCGATCCATCCTGATCCCGACCGCCCTTTTACTGGCTGCCGCGCCTGCTCCGGCCGCAGCGGTCGAAGAGGCCCCGGTCCTCAAAATTGTGATCAACGGCGATATCAATCCGGTTTCCGCCATGTTCATCGTCCAGTCGATTCATGCCGCGGAGAAGCTCGGATGCACCTGTCTGATTGTTCAGATGGATACCCCCGGGGGCTTGCTGGAATCGACTAAGACCATCGTCAAGGAGATACTCGCCGCCAAGGTGCCGGTGGTCATGTACGTCGCGCCGAGCGGGTCCGGTGCGGTTTCAGCCGGCGTCTTCATCACCTTGGCCTGTCATGTTGTCGCCATGGCGGAGGGCACCAACATCGGCGCCGCCCATCCTGTCAGCGCAGGCGGCGGTGCAGACACCACCCGGGTGATGAATGAGAAGGTGACCAACTATGCCTCCGCCTGGATACGCAGCTTGGCCGAAAAACGAGGTAGAAATCCGGAGTGGGCCGAGCAGGCGGTACGTAAAAGCGTTTCGATCACTGAAAAAGAGGCCCTGGAAAAGAAAATCATCGACCTGATCGCCCGGGATGAGACAGCCTTGCTGGAGGCCCTGGATGGCCGCACCGTGCAGTTGGATGACGGTAACCGGGTCCTCAAAACTCGGAATGCCCCGGTTATCACCCGGGAGATGTCGTGGCAGCATCGCATCCTCTACAAAATATCCAACCCCACCATCGCCTACATTCTGCTCATGCTCGGAATCTACGGCCTCTTCTTCGAACTCTCCAATCCCGGCGCCATTGTCCCCGGCGTAGCCGGCGGCATTTTTATTATCCTGGCGTTTTTTGCCCTGCAAACGCTGCCGGTCAATACCGCCGGGTTGCTGCTGATTCTGTTCTCTATTCTTCTCTTCGTGCTGGAGGTGAAAGTGACCAGTTATGGAGTCCTCACCATTGGGGGGATAATCTCGATGTTTCTGGGTGCAATCATGCTCTTCGATGAGACACCGGGATTTTCAGTCCGGGTTGACTGGCGTGTGGCGTTGACTTTTGCGCTCGTCACGGCGGCTTTTTTCATTTTCGCCCTGGGCATGGCCCTCAAAGCGCGTCTCACTCGGCCGACCACCGGCCAGGAGGGGCTGATCGGCGCCAGAGGCATAGCCTTAGATCCGATATCGCCTCATGAAGGCACTGTGAAAATCCTGGGAGAGATCTGGAAGGCGCAATCCGCGCAGCATATTGCGGCGGGCACACCCGTCGAAGTGCTCAAGGTCGAAGGCCTGGTTCTTACCGTAGCCCCATCACCAGATCAAACGGTCGTCTGA
- a CDS encoding slipin family protein: MTLQPVTVVLVLLILLLLSAIKVLREYERAVVFRLGRLVGARGPGIFLLIPFVDRMVKVSLRTIALDIPPQDVITKDNVSIKVNAVLYFRVIDPAKAVVMVEDYLYATSQLAQTTLRSILGQVELDDLLAEREKLNHQLQTIIDSQTEPWGIKVSLVEVKHIDLPQEMQRAMAKQAEAERERRAKVIHANGEYQAAKTLAKAAEIMAVHPQSLQLRYLQTLSEIATENNSTIIFPLPLDLIKPFLKSLPAEEPAR; this comes from the coding sequence ATGACGTTGCAGCCCGTCACGGTCGTACTGGTCCTGCTCATCCTGCTTCTGCTCAGTGCGATCAAGGTACTGCGCGAATATGAACGCGCAGTGGTCTTCCGTCTCGGCCGTCTTGTAGGCGCTCGCGGCCCGGGCATTTTTCTGCTCATCCCCTTCGTCGATCGCATGGTCAAGGTCAGCTTGCGCACCATCGCACTGGACATCCCGCCGCAGGATGTGATCACCAAGGACAACGTCTCCATCAAGGTCAACGCCGTCCTATACTTCCGCGTGATCGATCCCGCCAAGGCCGTGGTCATGGTCGAGGATTATCTTTATGCCACCTCCCAGCTGGCTCAGACGACGCTACGCTCCATCCTGGGACAAGTCGAGCTCGATGACCTGCTTGCCGAGCGTGAAAAATTGAACCATCAGCTACAGACCATCATCGACAGCCAGACCGAGCCCTGGGGCATCAAGGTAAGTCTGGTTGAAGTCAAGCATATTGATCTCCCGCAGGAGATGCAGCGCGCCATGGCCAAACAAGCCGAGGCTGAGCGTGAACGCCGCGCCAAGGTCATTCATGCCAACGGCGAGTACCAGGCCGCTAAAACCCTGGCCAAAGCCGCGGAGATCATGGCCGTGCACCCCCAGTCCTTGCAATTGCGCTACCTTCAGACCCTTAGCGAAATCGCCACTGAAAACAACTCAACGATTATCTTCCCGCTGCCCTTGGATTTGATCAAGCCCTTTCTGAAGAGCCTCCCGGCTGAAGAGCCCGCCAGGTAG